CGATACGATGGATCCGTCCGATGCGCTGCTCGATTTGCATGGGATTCCAGGGGAGATCATAGTTGATCATGGTATGACAGAATTGCAGATTGTGCCCCTCCCCGCCGGTTCCGGTGGTCAGGAGAATGGGGCACCCGCCCTTAAAGTCGGCCATTACCTCTTTTTTTTGTTCGGTAGTCAAGCTGCCTTGAAAAACCAGGTGGGGGATTTTTTCTTTGTCAAGAACCTGGTGAAGATGTTCAAGGGTGGCCAGGTAATTTATAAAAATTATTTTTTGTTCCGAATCAGCTTTAAGAAGCTCCAAAAATTTTTTCGTCTTGGCGATAACCGGGAGTTCTTTTTTCAGCTCCAGGAGTTGTTCGGCTTGCCTGCCGACTCCGTTATCCTTTTCCCGGGCCATTTTCCCCAGCATGCGAAAGGCCGCCGGAGGAGATGATCCGGCAGCCTCTAATAATTTCCGCAGGGTCATCCTGGGCAGTTCCATTTCGGCTTGTTGAGTCTGATCGGCGACAAAGGCACTGATATGCCGGTAAAAAGAACTCTCTCCGTCATTGGGGTTAACCCGTACCGTCCAGGCGAAACGCGGAGGCAGATGCAATTGGGTTACGGACCGGGTATTCCGGACCATGACCTCTTTTAAAAGCTGACATAGTTTTTCCCGATTGCGGGGATCGGTCGGGTTACCCCTGGTCACAAATTCTTCTTTAAAGGCCTTTTGGGTTTTTAAATGGCCCGGTTTAAGCAGGGTAACCAGGTTGTATAACTCTTCCAGCTTATTCTGGACCGGGGTGGCCGTCAAAAGTAAGATAAAGGTTTTTAAAAGGCTATTGACCAGCTTCCAGTTACTGGTTGCCCGATTTTTTAAGTGGTGAGCTTCATCGACGATGACCATATCATAGGTCCGTCGGGTAACCGCCTCATAATGACGTTTGGACCGGGCGGTCTGTAAGGAGACCAATAAAAAAGGTTCTTTCCAGAAACCTTCCGGGTCCTGCCGAAACAAAAGATCATTTGAGGATACAAAAGAAAGTTCAAATTTTTCTTTTAATTCTTCCTGCCATTGGTTAACCAATGAGCTGGGGGTAAGGATAAGGACCGAACGGACCAGGCCTCTCAGGCAATATTCCTTCAGGATCAGACCGGCCTCGATAGTTTTTCCCAGACCGACCTCATCGGCCAGGATGGTCCGCCCTCGGAAATCCTTCATGACCTTGCGGGCCGTTTCCTCCTGATACCAGAGAGACTCCATATTCTTCAGGGTGGGCAGACAGATCAGTTGATCATACGAAGTGCGAAAAGATAGTTGATAAGCCTCCAGGGTCAGGTTCAACGTTTCCGAATCGCTGGGTTTTAAACTCTGCATAGCTTCCAGAAAGGCCGTCTGGTTGATAATAAAATGAATCTTGGGTTCCATTTTTGATTCGGGAACCGGCTCTTCGGATCTTAAGGATTTCGGCTTATTTTTTTGCGCTTCCTCTGTTTTTGGGGGCGAAGGAGGAGCCTGCCTTTCCTCAGACCTATCCACTTTTTTTACGGCGGGTGGCCGTTCAGGGGTAGAAAGGGAGAGATGCCTTGATTTCGAACGTGTCTCCATTTCTATCCGGAAAATAGAATCGGTCAGACCTCTTTCCGCAGCCTTAAGGTGTGTTTTGGGGAGACGCCATTTCTGTTCTTTGGCCGTTTTAAGAAAGCGTTGATAGGCTTCTTTGGCTAAGATAAACTCCCCTCGATTAAAGGCCACAATTCCTAAAAACAGAAAATCATCAGCTACAAAGGGCCCCTTTTTTTCCCATAGACGAGACAAAAGGGTATAAAGGACCGGTTGATCTTTGAGGATCTTGGCCGATTGGATGGCTATTCTTTCCATCGCTTGGTTAGGGGGCCGGTTCTTTAAACATTTCAAGGCAAATTTTAATGCCGCCGAATAATCCTTTTCTTCATAGGCCTTTTGGGTCATCCATTCGTATTCGTCCAGTTGCTCCCGCTGTTGAAGACGATCTATTTCCCGGCGGAAGGCCTTTCTTTTCTCTTCCCGTTTTTTCTTTTGTTTGGCTTGGCGGTCAATGGGCATAGGGATGATTGAAAATTAATTTTTAATTTACTCTTAAATTTCTGCCGCCCTTAGTCTTATCCTTATTTCTTTTTCTCGTTCATCCAGGGCAATCCGGTTGAACTCATTTATTTCTTCCAGCCACTGCAGCTTATCCGCGGTGGAAAGTTTTAGATATTCGATGATCTTCTCTTCTTCGATGGTGTATTGAAATCCTTTATTCATTTCACCTCTCCAAGATACTTTCTGACCTTCTTCAGCATTTTTATGTCACTGGCATCTTGCATTCTTCCGCTGAATTCTTTGGTTATTATAAGGTCATTTATGGAAGCCAGATAAATTTCAACATCCTCCACCTTCTTCACCGTTTTGCTTTTAAACGATTCTTCAAAATGGAGCGGGTGGACGAGCAGGATGTCGATCACCTTATAGTTGTCTCGCTTATGGTAAAAACTGAAGGCCTT
This window of the Deltaproteobacteria bacterium genome carries:
- a CDS encoding DEAD/DEAH box helicase, with amino-acid sequence MPIDRQAKQKKKREEKRKAFRREIDRLQQREQLDEYEWMTQKAYEEKDYSAALKFALKCLKNRPPNQAMERIAIQSAKILKDQPVLYTLLSRLWEKKGPFVADDFLFLGIVAFNRGEFILAKEAYQRFLKTAKEQKWRLPKTHLKAAERGLTDSIFRIEMETRSKSRHLSLSTPERPPAVKKVDRSEERQAPPSPPKTEEAQKNKPKSLRSEEPVPESKMEPKIHFIINQTAFLEAMQSLKPSDSETLNLTLEAYQLSFRTSYDQLICLPTLKNMESLWYQEETARKVMKDFRGRTILADEVGLGKTIEAGLILKEYCLRGLVRSVLILTPSSLVNQWQEELKEKFELSFVSSNDLLFRQDPEGFWKEPFLLVSLQTARSKRHYEAVTRRTYDMVIVDEAHHLKNRATSNWKLVNSLLKTFILLLTATPVQNKLEELYNLVTLLKPGHLKTQKAFKEEFVTRGNPTDPRNREKLCQLLKEVMVRNTRSVTQLHLPPRFAWTVRVNPNDGESSFYRHISAFVADQTQQAEMELPRMTLRKLLEAAGSSPPAAFRMLGKMAREKDNGVGRQAEQLLELKKELPVIAKTKKFLELLKADSEQKIIFINYLATLEHLHQVLDKEKIPHLVFQGSLTTEQKKEVMADFKGGCPILLTTGTGGEGHNLQFCHTMINYDLPWNPMQIEQRIGRIHRIGQEHEVRVYNLCTAGTLEDHILEVLDRKINMFELVIGEIDMILGRLEGEEEFSDLVYDIWVQHPGEAERKKAFDSLATRLTQARRVYEKSKELDEKLFQEDFGV